In Pseudomonas fluorescens, a genomic segment contains:
- a CDS encoding 2OG-Fe(II) oxygenase produces MINLEKIARHRLQHQPFRWAQVDGLYSPQDAAALAETYPCDHFKVVKGYGGEKDYEYEARQLIAMTTGQVVNPQALSPHWMALAQDLRSSAYRQALSALTGLDLSVAPMEVNLFHYGPGANLGPHPDLADKVVTHILYFNDSWNPARGGCLQILGSRDPDSVFEQIPPVVGNSAVLVRSDTSWHAVSRVVDDSPVSRRSITVTFYRPGSTSSMWPEGDDTPLHDYSPHRQGVTHGGAGWYA; encoded by the coding sequence ATGATCAACCTGGAGAAGATCGCCCGTCATCGCCTGCAACACCAACCGTTCCGTTGGGCCCAGGTCGACGGTTTATACAGCCCGCAGGACGCCGCGGCACTGGCCGAGACCTACCCCTGCGATCATTTCAAAGTGGTCAAGGGCTACGGCGGAGAAAAGGACTACGAGTACGAAGCCAGGCAATTGATCGCCATGACCACCGGCCAAGTGGTCAACCCTCAGGCCCTCAGCCCGCATTGGATGGCACTGGCGCAGGATCTGCGCTCATCGGCCTACCGCCAGGCATTGAGCGCATTGACGGGGCTGGACCTCAGTGTCGCGCCCATGGAAGTCAACCTGTTCCATTACGGTCCCGGCGCCAACCTTGGCCCGCATCCGGACCTGGCAGACAAGGTCGTCACCCATATCCTCTATTTCAATGACAGCTGGAACCCGGCGCGCGGCGGTTGCCTGCAAATTCTCGGTTCCAGGGACCCCGACAGCGTCTTCGAGCAGATTCCTCCCGTGGTCGGCAACTCGGCCGTGCTGGTGCGTAGCGACACCTCCTGGCATGCCGTGTCACGGGTGGTCGACGACAGCCCGGTTTCCCGGCGCAGTATTACCGTAACGTTCTATCGCCCGGGCTCGACCAGTTCCATGTGGCCAGAGGGGGATGACACCCCGCTGCATGACTACTCGCCCCATCGCCAAGGCGTTACGCATGGCGGAGCGGGTTGGTATGCGTAA
- a CDS encoding polysaccharide pyruvyl transferase family protein, protein MHNDKDNVWQIAIHGTFDVENYGDLLFPIIAEAELARRLGAVNMHRFSYHRKSARKWPYAVTSLTELPALAHQMDATLIGGGFIIRFDKCVADGYLPPDPSIHHPTGYWLVPALMALQNGVPLIWNAPGMHCNEIPEWGRPLLALAVEHSPHVRVRDALTQKALQTLSAHADIKVLPDTAFGLAQVLDVHTPSAELRDIFRRYDLAGPYVVVHATQGLQSFLALWRSNSDVLAGVKLLVLPIGPVLGDHPSALGAPLDRAVTLPFWPSPLLLAELIAHSAGVVGHSYHLAISAIAFGLPVFCSADLEVGKFTALPAYGRVFQLRHDQTLDPQWLVDQLGRRPLSAATCQAVEQLREHWDQVARLIVSRRAAAPEVINRLWQFLPALLENMQGPQQAAVETPRPLAQATQPDWRSAYHRFKRLISRSTS, encoded by the coding sequence GTGCATAACGATAAAGACAACGTCTGGCAGATAGCGATTCACGGCACATTTGACGTGGAGAACTACGGCGACCTGTTGTTCCCGATCATTGCCGAGGCGGAGCTGGCCCGGCGCCTCGGCGCGGTGAATATGCACCGGTTTTCCTATCACCGGAAGTCCGCACGCAAATGGCCCTATGCCGTGACCTCGTTGACCGAACTGCCTGCGCTTGCCCACCAGATGGATGCGACGCTGATCGGCGGTGGCTTTATCATCCGATTCGACAAGTGTGTCGCCGACGGTTACCTGCCGCCCGATCCGTCTATCCATCACCCCACCGGGTATTGGCTGGTACCCGCGCTGATGGCGTTGCAAAACGGCGTGCCACTGATCTGGAATGCCCCCGGCATGCACTGCAATGAAATCCCCGAATGGGGCCGGCCGCTGTTGGCGCTTGCTGTCGAGCACAGCCCCCATGTCAGGGTACGGGATGCTTTGACACAAAAGGCCCTGCAAACATTGAGCGCGCATGCCGATATCAAGGTACTGCCCGACACGGCCTTCGGTCTGGCCCAAGTACTGGATGTACACACCCCGTCGGCTGAATTGCGCGATATTTTCAGGCGCTACGACCTGGCAGGCCCCTACGTGGTCGTACACGCCACCCAAGGCTTGCAGAGCTTTCTCGCGCTTTGGCGCAGCAACAGTGATGTGCTGGCCGGGGTGAAATTACTGGTCCTGCCCATTGGACCGGTCCTGGGCGATCACCCGTCAGCCCTCGGGGCACCGCTGGACCGCGCAGTCACCCTACCGTTCTGGCCGTCGCCGTTGCTGCTGGCCGAACTGATTGCGCACTCGGCAGGCGTGGTGGGCCACAGTTACCACCTGGCAATCAGCGCAATCGCTTTCGGCCTGCCGGTCTTCTGCTCAGCGGACCTGGAAGTCGGCAAATTCACGGCCTTGCCTGCCTACGGGCGGGTCTTCCAGCTGCGTCATGACCAGACGTTGGACCCGCAGTGGCTGGTCGATCAACTTGGCAGGCGGCCCCTCTCCGCTGCCACTTGCCAAGCCGTCGAGCAGTTGCGTGAACACTGGGACCAGGTGGCGCGGCTCATCGTTTCCCGACGGGCGGCCGCCCCGGAAGTCATCAACCGCCTCTGGCAATTCCTGCCCGCGCTGCTCGAAAACATGCAAGGGCCACAGCAGGCGGCGGTGGAAACCCCGCGCCCGTTGGCGCAGGCCACGCAGCCCGATTGGCGCAGCGCCTACCACCGCTTTAAACGACTGATTTCAAGGAGCACGTCATGA
- a CDS encoding ABC transporter ATP-binding protein gives MSSEVAVQITGLGKCFRIYDKPRDRLKQLLLPGGKPLYRPLWAVKDVDLTILKGETIGIIGRNGSGKSTLLQLICGTLGATTGSVVCHGRIAALLELGSGFNPDFTGRENVFLNGAILGLSRAEVEKRFDEITHFAAIGDFIDQPTRTYSSGMLMRLAFAVSVWVDPDILIVDEALAVGDASFQFKCLQRLEVLAERGTTLLFVSHDMSMVKRFCKRALYLRGGEVRASGRPEDVAERYLLDMRDEQRRGASENTVAVVPKVHLSKADGIAFGTDEGGILSACFTNTGSLHSTFVHDEVIELRVEARVRESITLPSLSITIQEPRLLVIGGANLALVLEQPCDGWCKAHLTARFRSRFAAGKYHITLKLMNGHTEESAHLIEKQVALLTFDTLTLDSDFLGIVDLGIEAIAPTEPTAQ, from the coding sequence ATGTCCTCTGAGGTTGCCGTACAGATAACAGGTTTGGGTAAGTGCTTCCGGATATACGACAAACCCCGAGACCGGCTGAAGCAATTGCTGTTGCCCGGCGGTAAACCGCTTTACCGCCCGTTATGGGCTGTCAAAGACGTCGACCTGACCATCCTCAAGGGGGAGACGATCGGCATCATTGGCCGCAATGGCAGCGGTAAATCCACCCTGTTGCAACTGATCTGCGGGACGCTCGGCGCGACCACCGGATCCGTGGTGTGCCACGGCCGTATTGCTGCGCTGCTTGAGCTGGGCTCCGGGTTCAATCCCGATTTCACGGGGCGTGAGAACGTCTTTCTTAACGGGGCGATATTGGGGCTCAGCCGCGCCGAGGTCGAAAAACGTTTCGACGAAATCACCCACTTCGCCGCCATTGGCGACTTTATCGACCAGCCGACCCGGACGTACTCCAGCGGGATGCTCATGCGCCTGGCGTTCGCGGTCTCCGTATGGGTGGACCCCGATATCCTGATCGTCGACGAAGCCCTCGCCGTTGGCGACGCTTCCTTTCAGTTCAAGTGCTTGCAGCGCCTTGAAGTGCTGGCCGAGCGCGGCACGACATTACTGTTCGTTTCCCACGACATGAGCATGGTCAAGCGCTTCTGCAAGCGGGCGCTTTACCTTCGTGGCGGCGAAGTCCGCGCCAGCGGGCGGCCCGAGGACGTTGCCGAGCGCTACCTGCTGGATATGCGTGATGAGCAGCGCCGCGGCGCCAGCGAGAATACCGTGGCCGTCGTGCCCAAGGTGCATTTGAGCAAGGCGGACGGCATCGCATTCGGCACCGACGAAGGCGGCATTCTGAGCGCCTGCTTCACCAACACCGGCAGCCTGCACTCCACCTTTGTGCATGATGAAGTGATTGAGTTGAGGGTCGAGGCTCGGGTGCGGGAGTCGATCACGCTGCCCAGCCTGAGTATCACCATCCAGGAACCGCGCTTGCTGGTGATTGGCGGTGCCAACCTGGCCCTTGTGCTCGAGCAACCCTGTGACGGTTGGTGCAAGGCTCACCTCACGGCCAGGTTCCGCTCGCGCTTTGCCGCCGGCAAGTACCACATCACGTTGAAACTCATGAATGGCCATACCGAGGAAAGCGCTCACCTGATCGAGAAACAGGTCGCGCTCCTGACCTTCGACACCCTGACGCTCGACAGCGATTTTCTCGGCATCGTCGACCTCGGTATCGAGGCGATAGCCCCTACAGAGCCCACAGCCCAGTGA
- a CDS encoding ABC transporter permease, giving the protein MIRRDVLGRYRGSVLGVLWSFLNPLLMLLVYTLVFSVMFKQQWQGGSGSRTEFALLVFAGLLVFNIFAECVQRAPSLILHNTNYVKKVIFPLEILPWMSLGSVLLHATASLLIWLLFHFLLIGTPPVTALLLPLVLLPLILFSMGISWLLAGLGVYLRDVGQVVSAFTTALLFVSAVFYPVNVLPEAYRSLLLLNPLAMLIEQARGVLFWGVPIEPQSWAISLVTSCAVAWVGFQCFQWMRNGFADVL; this is encoded by the coding sequence ATGATCAGGCGCGATGTGCTCGGCCGTTACCGGGGCTCGGTACTGGGAGTGCTGTGGTCTTTCCTCAACCCCCTGCTGATGCTGCTGGTGTACACCCTGGTTTTCAGTGTGATGTTCAAGCAGCAGTGGCAAGGCGGCAGCGGATCGCGTACGGAGTTCGCACTGCTGGTGTTTGCAGGGTTGCTGGTCTTCAACATCTTCGCGGAATGCGTGCAGCGCGCGCCCAGTTTGATCCTGCATAACACCAACTACGTCAAGAAAGTGATATTCCCCCTGGAGATACTGCCTTGGATGTCCCTCGGCTCGGTCCTGTTGCACGCGACGGCGAGCCTGCTCATCTGGTTGTTGTTCCATTTCCTGTTGATCGGCACTCCGCCCGTGACCGCGTTGTTGCTGCCGCTGGTGTTGTTGCCGTTGATACTGTTTTCCATGGGTATTTCATGGCTGCTGGCCGGCCTCGGGGTGTACCTGCGAGACGTCGGTCAAGTGGTGAGTGCCTTCACCACCGCCCTGTTGTTCGTGTCGGCGGTGTTCTACCCGGTCAACGTATTGCCTGAAGCGTACCGCTCGCTGTTGTTGCTCAATCCGCTGGCGATGCTCATCGAGCAGGCGCGCGGCGTGCTGTTCTGGGGTGTGCCCATTGAACCGCAGTCCTGGGCGATCAGCCTGGTGACATCGTGTGCGGTGGCGTGGGTGGGCTTCCAGTGTTTCCAGTGGATGAGAAATGGATTTGCCGATGTCCTCTGA
- a CDS encoding class I SAM-dependent methyltransferase, with protein MTRVTDREFNAALPVMQKLLWGHQQDRERLQALGINLIPVNFYSNTPSIAETLSAYEYTESTPPYLNCGIFEPENLRAELLELLPYSQDFTPAHAGNMDTCRSYFWENGQFMYSDAMSYYAYIRRIRPKNIVEIGSGFSSLIALEALGHNGMGRLRCIEPFPRPFITALGQEGALDLHTQRAQDVTADTLNAMLEDGDILFIDSTHTVKTGSDCAHIYLRLLPRITRKITVHVHDIFLPFGLPQHWAIDHQIYWTEQYLLLALLIDNPRTKLLFGSAYHKHFNDQLLTELMRGRCESGGASFWFEYDGRSQRAADTTP; from the coding sequence ATGACGCGCGTAACCGATAGGGAATTCAATGCCGCTCTACCGGTGATGCAGAAACTGCTGTGGGGACACCAGCAAGACCGAGAACGACTGCAAGCGCTCGGGATTAACCTGATTCCGGTTAATTTCTATTCGAATACACCCTCTATCGCCGAGACGCTGAGCGCCTACGAGTACACGGAGTCAACACCGCCTTATTTGAACTGCGGGATATTCGAGCCGGAAAACCTGCGGGCTGAACTGCTCGAACTGTTGCCTTACTCACAGGACTTCACGCCGGCCCATGCCGGGAATATGGACACCTGTCGTTCGTACTTCTGGGAAAACGGCCAGTTCATGTACAGCGATGCCATGTCTTACTACGCGTATATCCGGCGTATACGCCCGAAGAACATTGTCGAGATCGGCAGTGGCTTTTCCTCGCTGATTGCCTTGGAAGCCTTGGGTCATAACGGCATGGGCCGCTTGCGCTGTATCGAACCGTTTCCGCGTCCCTTCATCACTGCACTCGGCCAGGAGGGCGCGCTGGACCTGCACACACAACGCGCTCAAGACGTGACCGCCGACACCCTGAATGCGATGCTCGAAGACGGCGATATCCTGTTCATCGACTCCACGCATACGGTCAAGACCGGCAGCGATTGTGCGCACATCTACCTGCGCTTATTGCCGCGGATCACGCGCAAAATCACGGTGCATGTCCATGACATCTTCCTGCCGTTCGGCCTGCCGCAGCACTGGGCGATCGATCATCAGATCTATTGGACCGAACAGTATCTGCTGCTTGCGCTGCTGATCGATAACCCGCGGACCAAGCTGCTGTTCGGCAGCGCCTACCACAAGCATTTCAATGACCAACTGCTCACGGAATTGATGCGGGGTCGCTGCGAAAGCGGCGGCGCCAGTTTCTGGTTCGAGTACGACGGGCGCAGTCAGCGTGCCGCCGACACGACGCCCTGA
- a CDS encoding GGDEF domain-containing protein, with amino-acid sequence MNHEDQQVLVRALDAATNPVLITERTGCIVWINKAFCLLSGYSKPELVGKTPHLLTSGRHTTTFYRELWMTILAGVTWQGEMVERRKDGGSCTVNQVITPVLDPHGVVTHFIAILHNFNVMDEERAYMQHLAFHDALTGLPNRNLFTNLLDQAIKHAAKQRRALALMFIDVDHFKSVNDTLGHVCGDKLLIAVAERLGQTVRRSDVVCRLSGDEFAVLINGMDQAEQVEGLAGKLIAAIDQPFMIDSHRVSTHISVGISRYPADGACVEQLLARADDAMYQAKKGGGNACRLSWLQGPVE; translated from the coding sequence ATGAACCACGAAGATCAGCAAGTATTGGTCAGGGCATTGGACGCTGCGACGAACCCGGTATTGATCACCGAGCGCACAGGTTGCATCGTCTGGATCAATAAGGCGTTCTGCCTGCTCAGCGGCTACTCCAAGCCGGAACTGGTGGGGAAAACCCCTCACCTGCTGACCTCCGGCCGGCACACCACCACGTTCTATCGAGAACTGTGGATGACCATCCTCGCCGGCGTGACCTGGCAAGGCGAGATGGTCGAGCGCCGCAAGGATGGCGGCAGTTGTACGGTCAACCAGGTCATTACCCCGGTCCTCGATCCCCACGGGGTGGTGACGCATTTCATCGCCATCCTGCACAACTTCAACGTCATGGACGAAGAGCGTGCCTACATGCAACACCTGGCGTTCCACGACGCCCTCACCGGCTTGCCTAACCGCAACCTGTTCACGAACCTGCTCGATCAAGCGATCAAGCATGCGGCAAAGCAGCGTCGGGCCCTGGCGTTGATGTTCATCGATGTGGACCATTTCAAATCGGTCAATGACACGTTGGGCCATGTCTGCGGCGACAAACTGTTGATTGCCGTGGCCGAACGCCTCGGCCAGACCGTACGCCGGTCTGACGTGGTGTGCCGGCTGAGTGGCGACGAGTTCGCGGTGCTGATCAATGGCATGGACCAGGCCGAACAGGTCGAAGGGTTGGCCGGCAAGCTGATCGCCGCGATCGACCAGCCGTTCATGATCGACAGCCATCGGGTGAGCACCCACATCAGCGTGGGCATCAGCCGCTACCCGGCGGATGGCGCGTGTGTCGAACAGCTGCTGGCGCGGGCGGACGACGCGATGTATCAGGCCAAGAAAGGTGGGGGTAATGCCTGTCGCTTGAGTTGGCTGCAAGGGCCTGTTGAATAG
- a CDS encoding universal stress protein → MLQPQRLLLIAPSAMTHTPAFDRAAALARAMHLPLHIVAFDYLQALAVAGLFAPEQISKAREGYLDAHRHWLAEQAGQMSKHGVVVTSEVVWVQHPYEEILHFVNEMSLALIIKDAEQVPALKRVFFTPLDWQLLRDCPVPVHLVTDSRHPLPRKVLAIVDVLRSEEQDQVFNDQIVEAAVKLAAQCEAQLELLHVYDWAAVYAKDMGFGAVPLAAGLYEALNEAQHEAFSSLAERQGIPVERRHFIEGVPLFNICDFAHTHQSDIIVMGTVQHWGLDKLLGTTAESLLQRAPCSVWAIKPARG, encoded by the coding sequence ATGTTGCAGCCCCAACGTTTACTGTTGATTGCCCCTTCCGCCATGACGCACACACCGGCGTTCGATCGTGCCGCCGCACTGGCGCGCGCGATGCACCTGCCGTTGCACATCGTGGCATTCGACTATTTGCAGGCCCTGGCGGTCGCGGGCCTGTTCGCCCCCGAACAGATCAGCAAGGCCCGCGAAGGCTACCTGGACGCACACCGTCACTGGCTGGCCGAGCAAGCCGGGCAGATGAGCAAACACGGGGTGGTGGTCACCAGCGAGGTGGTGTGGGTGCAGCATCCCTATGAGGAAATCCTGCACTTCGTCAACGAAATGTCGCTGGCCCTGATCATCAAGGATGCCGAGCAAGTGCCGGCGTTGAAACGGGTGTTCTTTACCCCGCTGGACTGGCAACTGCTGCGCGACTGCCCGGTGCCCGTGCACCTGGTCACCGATTCACGCCATCCGCTGCCACGCAAGGTGCTGGCGATTGTCGACGTGTTGCGCAGTGAGGAACAGGACCAGGTGTTTAACGACCAGATCGTTGAAGCCGCGGTCAAGCTCGCGGCCCAGTGTGAGGCGCAGTTGGAATTGCTGCATGTGTATGACTGGGCCGCGGTGTACGCCAAGGACATGGGCTTTGGCGCGGTTCCCCTGGCGGCCGGGCTCTATGAGGCGCTCAACGAAGCGCAGCACGAAGCCTTCTCGTCCCTGGCCGAGCGCCAGGGCATTCCGGTTGAACGGCGCCACTTTATCGAAGGCGTACCGCTGTTCAACATCTGCGACTTCGCCCACACGCATCAGAGCGACATTATCGTGATGGGGACCGTGCAGCACTGGGGGTTGGACAAACTGCTCGGCACCACCGCCGAGAGCCTGCTGCAACGCGCGCCCTGCAGTGTGTGGGCGATTAAACCCGCACGGGGTTGA
- a CDS encoding universal stress protein, giving the protein MSQYQRLLLITDRTLYHSPALLRAVSLAKACNATLDVRAFIEPAPIIHLWEERVDESVYQDYLSRYRHWLVEEIQRLGGTALKVSVELVFTTHPLLDILRTVADLNPDLVIKDVKLEPLLKRVFITPLDCQLLRECATPLHLVSEARYGLPHRVVAAVDPFDPDTQISGLNDTIIQCAYALALQCDAPLHLLYAYDLSPAFNGDAPLVMGGWSVDFVEELRQSLHQAFVSLADRYGVPPERRHFVMGQPVPVIQEFVEQYLADVVVMGTVHRVGLDRLMGSNTERALYSVPGSILAIRQPPASIDG; this is encoded by the coding sequence ATGAGCCAGTACCAACGTCTGCTGCTGATCACTGATCGCACGCTGTATCACTCCCCGGCTCTGCTCCGGGCGGTGTCACTGGCCAAGGCGTGTAACGCGACCCTCGATGTGCGGGCGTTCATCGAACCCGCGCCGATTATCCACTTGTGGGAGGAGCGCGTGGACGAGTCGGTATATCAGGACTACCTGAGCCGCTATCGCCACTGGTTGGTCGAAGAAATCCAGCGCCTGGGCGGCACAGCGCTGAAGGTCTCGGTGGAACTGGTATTCACCACCCACCCCTTGCTCGACATCCTGCGCACCGTCGCTGACTTGAACCCGGACCTGGTGATCAAGGATGTGAAGCTCGAACCCCTGCTCAAACGCGTGTTTATCACCCCCCTTGACTGCCAACTGCTGCGTGAGTGCGCAACGCCGCTGCACCTGGTGAGCGAGGCCCGCTATGGCTTGCCCCACCGCGTAGTGGCAGCGGTTGATCCGTTCGATCCCGACACGCAGATCAGCGGCTTGAATGACACCATCATTCAGTGCGCCTACGCCCTGGCCCTGCAATGCGATGCGCCGTTGCACCTGTTGTACGCCTACGACCTGTCGCCCGCGTTCAATGGTGACGCGCCGCTGGTGATGGGCGGCTGGAGCGTGGACTTCGTCGAAGAGTTGCGCCAGTCCCTGCATCAGGCGTTCGTGTCGTTGGCCGACCGCTATGGGGTGCCACCGGAGCGGCGGCACTTTGTCATGGGCCAACCGGTGCCGGTGATCCAGGAGTTTGTCGAACAGTACCTGGCGGATGTAGTGGTCATGGGCACCGTTCACCGGGTCGGGCTCGACCGACTGATGGGCAGCAACACCGAACGCGCTTTGTATTCGGTACCGGGCAGCATTCTGGCGATCAGGCAGCCGCCAGCCAGCATCGACGGGTAG
- a CDS encoding Lpp/OprI family alanine-zipper lipoprotein — MNKYLSISLLAVLLATSAGCSHQAAKTFDARLEAAENKAATARLRANEAYLKAEQAAALASQAQRTADEANERAIRMLTTATRK, encoded by the coding sequence GTGAACAAATACCTGTCCATTTCACTGCTGGCAGTATTGCTGGCAACCTCCGCCGGCTGCAGTCATCAAGCCGCCAAAACGTTTGATGCGCGCCTGGAAGCCGCGGAAAACAAGGCCGCCACGGCGCGCCTGCGCGCGAATGAAGCCTACCTCAAGGCCGAACAGGCGGCGGCGTTGGCCAGCCAGGCCCAGCGCACTGCGGACGAAGCCAATGAACGGGCGATCCGCATGCTGACGACCGCCACCAGGAAATAG
- a CDS encoding zinc-dependent alcohol dehydrogenase family protein, which produces MRAMVLHTPGQPLQLEQRPIPTPAAGQLLIKVLACGVCRTDLHLVDGELPQAQLPRVPGHEIVGEVTAVGAAVDVGWIGRRVGVPWLGWTCGTCDFCRSGRENLCDRAQFTGCQLDGGYAEYTLADPRFCLPIPADLSDVQAAPLLCAGLIGFRALQMAADARHLGLYGFGAAAHLAIQVALGRGQTVYAFTRPDDSAGQAYARSLGAVWAGPSDQAPPHLLDASLIFAPVGALVPLALAATVKGGCVICAGIHMSDIPAFPYRLLWGERSVRSVANLTRHDGAAFFETLQHTPVHCDITRFALEEANQALAHLRSGQFNGAIVLTP; this is translated from the coding sequence ATGCGTGCCATGGTCCTGCACACCCCCGGCCAGCCGTTGCAACTTGAGCAACGGCCGATCCCGACGCCTGCCGCCGGGCAACTGTTGATCAAGGTGCTGGCCTGTGGCGTGTGCCGTACCGACCTGCACCTGGTGGACGGTGAGTTGCCGCAAGCGCAACTGCCACGGGTGCCAGGCCATGAAATTGTCGGAGAAGTGACCGCCGTGGGCGCTGCTGTTGACGTGGGTTGGATCGGCCGGCGCGTGGGGGTGCCCTGGCTAGGCTGGACGTGTGGCACCTGTGACTTCTGTCGCAGCGGCCGCGAAAACCTTTGCGATCGGGCGCAGTTCACCGGTTGCCAGCTGGACGGCGGTTACGCCGAATACACGCTGGCTGACCCACGCTTTTGCCTGCCGATTCCCGCCGACCTTTCCGATGTTCAAGCTGCGCCGTTGTTGTGTGCCGGGCTGATTGGCTTTCGCGCCTTGCAGATGGCTGCCGACGCCCGCCACCTGGGGCTTTACGGCTTCGGTGCGGCGGCGCACCTGGCGATTCAGGTCGCCCTGGGCCGTGGGCAAACCGTGTACGCGTTCACCCGCCCGGATGACAGCGCCGGCCAGGCGTATGCCCGCTCCCTGGGCGCGGTGTGGGCCGGCCCTTCGGACCAGGCCCCTCCTCACCTGCTGGATGCCAGCCTGATTTTCGCCCCCGTCGGCGCCTTGGTCCCGCTGGCGTTGGCGGCCACCGTGAAAGGCGGCTGTGTGATTTGCGCCGGGATCCACATGAGCGATATTCCGGCCTTTCCCTATCGGTTGCTGTGGGGCGAGCGCAGCGTTCGTTCGGTGGCCAACCTGACGCGGCACGACGGTGCGGCATTTTTCGAAACCTTGCAGCACACGCCCGTGCATTGCGACATCACCCGCTTTGCCCTGGAGGAGGCCAATCAAGCCTTGGCGCATTTGCGTTCGGGGCAGTTCAACGGCGCGATCGTGCTGACGCCATGA
- the fnr gene encoding fumarate/nitrate reduction transcriptional regulator Fnr, giving the protein MPQVRPQPLRPLKTKCSDCALSALCLPIGLGGHEVAQLDTLVAQRFKVKKGAALFRTGDPLRSLYAVRIGSFKTGMVSVDGREQVTGFHIAGDMLGLDAISADAHACTAVALEDSEVCPIHYTHLENLARQLPSLQHNLTRLLSREIVQDHTLLMLIGKMNSDERLAAFLLSLSQRLSARGYSARHFVLKMRREEIGSYLGLRLETICRGIAHLRDQGLAHVEGRNVTIQDPEGLKHLVAGCHRPL; this is encoded by the coding sequence ATGCCTCAAGTGCGCCCGCAGCCACTTCGCCCCCTCAAGACGAAGTGCTCCGACTGCGCCCTGTCGGCGCTGTGCCTGCCGATCGGCCTTGGGGGGCACGAGGTGGCGCAACTGGACACGCTGGTCGCGCAACGCTTTAAGGTAAAAAAAGGCGCAGCCCTGTTCCGTACAGGCGATCCGCTGCGCTCGCTGTACGCGGTGCGTATCGGTTCATTCAAGACCGGCATGGTCTCGGTCGACGGCCGTGAACAGGTCACCGGCTTTCACATTGCCGGCGACATGCTCGGCCTGGACGCGATCAGTGCCGACGCGCATGCCTGCACAGCGGTGGCTCTGGAGGACAGTGAGGTCTGCCCCATCCACTATACCCACCTGGAAAACCTCGCCCGCCAGTTGCCTTCGCTGCAGCACAACCTCACCCGGCTGTTGAGCCGTGAAATCGTGCAGGATCACACCCTGCTGATGCTGATTGGCAAGATGAACTCCGATGAGCGCCTGGCGGCGTTCCTGCTGAGCCTGTCGCAACGCTTGAGTGCTCGCGGGTATTCCGCCCGGCACTTCGTGTTGAAGATGCGCCGCGAGGAAATCGGCTCCTACCTGGGCCTGCGCCTGGAAACCATCTGCCGTGGCATCGCGCACCTGCGCGATCAGGGCTTGGCCCATGTCGAGGGGCGAAATGTCACGATCCAGGACCCGGAGGGCCTCAAGCACCTGGTCGCAGGCTGTCATCGCCCCCTCTAA